One stretch of Hypanus sabinus isolate sHypSab1 chromosome 29, sHypSab1.hap1, whole genome shotgun sequence DNA includes these proteins:
- the LOC132383250 gene encoding uncharacterized protein LOC132383250, whose amino-acid sequence MSARSSIKLTPPSDKGGKPTSSKSTQARVKAERTAREAEIQKEKAAREAERAAREAEIQKEKASRQRKAAAREAETQLEMAKISTELQVLQLEGEEEAAMAEAKYIEEAEGSRDLTEVRSTLERTRLERTSDYVQSQIDRQARLPSPYVFDNFPSYEEPQRVTIASHPYEEGNLPSRLRDEVKNERTDNAPSPPQQDGGEGEVHSRTTIVSSNCTEVCGQTQSSRSCSKICLTKVYPEEAQQDITKRKVTDETLGQSVFVRTEHGNELAQSAQDTISLKTKDTKVFRDEANNGVAPLPFREPRQRSPDNKEQAVKRFTSLRKTRKRKPEMQQRTRLAHEVLCTLMAEVTAIINAQSFLPVSSDPENPFIPSPSMLLTQKAGAPPPPGDFSDKDLYTKQWRQVQALANQLWPRWRHKYLPLLQQRRKWTEPHRNLQVGDLVLLRDKQIARNSWPTARITATFPSVDGHVRKIELKTTDQGDVKTYQRPVTEVILLLPND is encoded by the coding sequence atgtcagctcgatccagcatcaagttgacgccgcccagcgacaagggcggtaaaccgacatcaagtaagtccacccaggcaagagtaaAGGCAGAAAGgaccgccagagaagccgaaatccagaaagaaaaggctgccagagaagccgaaagggccgccagagaagccgaaatccagaaggaaaaggcctCCAGACAAAGGAaagcggccgcccgagaagccgaaacccagttggaaatggcaaaaatatcgacagagttgcaagtgctgcagctggaaggagaagaagaagctgccatggcggaagcaaagtacatagaagaagctgaagggtcgcgtgatctgaccgaagtaagatctactttagaaaggaccagactggaacgcacaagcgactatgtacaatctcaaatagacaggcaggctcgtctcccctctccatacgtattcgataacttccccagctacgaggaaccccagagagtcacgattgcatcacatccatacgaggaaggaaatttaccctcacggctccgtgatgaagtcaagaatgaaagaaccgacaacgctccttcacccccacaacaggacggcggggagggagaggttcactccaggacaacaattgtcagctcgaactgtacagaagtttgcggtcaaactcagtcaagccgttcttgttccaagatctgcctcactaaggtgtaccctgaagaagcacaacaagacattaccaagcgtaaagtaaccgacgagacgctaggtcagtcagttttcgttcgaaccgagcacggaaacgaacttgcacaatcagctcaagataccatttctttaaaaaccaaagacaccaaggtcttcagagatgaagcaaataatggggttgccccattgcctttcagagaaccacgccagcgctcaccagataacaaagaacaggcagtcaaacggttcacgtccttacggaaaacccggaaaaggaaacctgagatgcagcaacgcacccgattggcccacgaggtactgtgcaccctaatggcagaggtcacagccattataaacgcacaatcattcctacctgtgtcttctgacccagaaaaccccttcataccttcgccatcaatgctccttacgcagaaggcaggagcacctcctccaccaggagacttctcagacaaggatttgtacacaaagcaatggagacaagtccaggctctggcaaatcagttatggcctcgctggagacataaatatctacctttgttgcaacagagacgaaagtggacagaaccccacaggaatcttcaagttggagacttagtcctgctcagggacaagcaaatcgcccgcaacagctggccaacggccagaatcactgctacattccctagcgtggatggacatgtcaggaagatcgaattgaagactaccgaccaaggcgatgtgaaaacttaccaaaggccagttacagaggttattctacttctacccaatgactga